One stretch of Caloenas nicobarica isolate bCalNic1 chromosome 26, bCalNic1.hap1, whole genome shotgun sequence DNA includes these proteins:
- the TIRAP gene encoding toll/interleukin-1 receptor domain-containing adapter protein, producing MAGWFRRLLHKPKPSSAESTRSSSSSPSSSSSWSPASLPRSIRPSPVPDISAAGSARWAKSYDVCICHSAGDLELVSELVSYLEGQPESFRCFLQPRDAAPGSAVVTELCDAVQNSHTWVMLITPGFLGDPWCRYQMHQALVEAPAADGRAIPVLKDVDRRDYPKELRNLYYIYMALKESGFQRIRDTVLRYLQELCRSSVSGTE from the exons ATGGCTG GCTGGTTTAGGCGGCTCCTACACAAACCcaagcccagctcagcagagagCACCCGCTCTTCTtcatcctccccttcctcctcctcctcctggagCCCTGCTTCCTTGCCCCGGTCCATCCGTCCATCCCCCGTCCCGGACATCAGCGCAGCGGGCAGCGCACGCTGGGCCAAGAGCTACGACGTTTGCATCTGTCACAGCGCCGGGGACCTGGAGCTGGTGTCGGAACTCGTGTCCTACCTGGAGGGACAACCCGAAAGCTTCCGCTGCTTCCTCCAGCCGCGTGACGCTGCGCCGGGGAGCGCGGTGGTGACGGAACTGTGCGACGCTGTGCAAAATAGTCACACGTGGGTGATGCTCATCACGCCAGGGTTCCTGGGGGACCCGTGGTGCCGCTACCAGATGCACCAGGCACTGGTCGAGGCGCCAGCAGCTGACGGCCGCGCCATCCCAGTGCTGAAGGATGTGGATCGGCGGGATTATCCCAAGGAGCTGCGCAACCTCTACTACATCTACATGGCGCTGAAGGAAAGTGGCTTCCAGCGGATCAGGGACACTGTGCTGCGCT atctCCAGGAGCTGTGCCGGAGCTCTGTGAGCGGGACTGAGTAG
- the LOC135998724 gene encoding cryptochrome-2-like, giving the protein MSHSSIHWFRKSLRLHDNQVLLAAATDCHRFCPLFVLDPSSLPAGTNARCFLLESLWDLDRSLRGVGSRLFVARGSPEAVFPGLFRAWGTTHLTFEAATDPASRRREVAVAELAAQHGVEVTWGAPHTLYDTHRVLTLNGGKAPLSYKQLQNLLAALRPPEKPVPALTRDHLQGCCTPCHDANFRVPTLEELGKDPAEDGPHLYPGGETAALARLDALMERTAWVRGFEKPETAPNSLSPSTTVLSPYITFGCLSICTFWWRLDGVYQGRQHSQPPVSLHGQLLWREFFYITGTNIPNFDQMVSNPICLQVEWDNNPQHLHAWREGRTGFPFIDATMTQLRNEGWIHHLARHAVACFLTRRDLWISWEEGLKVFEELLLDTDWSLNAGNWLWLSGSAFFHRYFHIYSPIAFGKKTDRDGAYTRKYLPVLKDFPAKYIYEPWKASRAVQEQAGCLIGTHHPRPIVEHRAASKMNVERMRAARALKGAQQEPPSSPKSQRKKPKIEQH; this is encoded by the exons ATGTCGCACAGCTCCATCCACTGGTTTCGGAAAAGCCTCCGGCTGCATGACaaccaggtgctgctggcagcagccactGATTGCCATCGCTTTTGTCCCCTCTTCGTCCTCgacccctccagcctccctgccgGCACCAACGCTCGGTGCTTCCTCCTCGAGTCCCTGTGGGATTTGGACCGGAGCCTGCGAGGCGTGGGCTCCAG GCTGTTTGTGGCACGGGGCAGCCCCGAGGCCGTGTTCCCCGGCCTGTTCCGCGCCTGGGGGACGACACACTTGACCTTCGAGGCGGCCACCGACCCCGCCTCCCGCCGGCGCGAGGTGGCCGTGGCTGAGCTGGCGGCCCAGCATGGTGTCGAGGTGACCTGGGGGGCACCCCACACCCTCTACGACACCCATAG AGTCCTCACGCTGAATGGTGGCAAAGCACCCCTGAGCTACAAGCAGCTGCAGAACCTCCTGGCAGCACTCAGACCCCCGGAGAAGCCAGTCCCGGCGCTCACACGCGACCATCTCCAAG gctgctgcaccCCGTGTCACGACGCAAATTTCAGGGTCCCCACcttggaggagctggggaaggaccCTGCTGAGGATGGTCCCCACCTCTACCCCGGCGGGGAGACGGCAGCGCTCGCCCGGCTTGATGCACTTATGGAAAGGACA GCCTGGGTGCGTGGCTTTGAAAAGCCAGAGACGGCGCCCAACTCGCTGAGTCCCAGCACCACTGTCCTCAGCCCTTATATCACCTTCGGCTGCCTGTCCATCTGCACCTTCTGGTGGCGGCTGGATGGAGTGTACCAGGGG CGGCAGCACTCCCAGCCCCCCGTTTCCCTGCATGGGCAACTCCTCTGGAGAGAATTTTTCTACATCACTGGCACCAACATCCCCAATTTCGATCAGATGGTCAGTAACCCCATCTGCCTGCAAGTCGAGTGGGACAACAACCCCCAGCACCTCCACGCCTGGAGGGAG GGCCGCACAGGCTTCCCCTTCATCGATGCCACGATGACACAGCTGCGAAACGAGGGCTGGATCCACCACCTTGCCCGACACGCTGTCGCCTGCTTCCTCACCCGCAGAGATCTCTGGATCTCTTGGGAAGAAGGGCTGAAG GTTTTCGAGGAGCTCTTGCTCGACACCGACTGGTCCCTCAACGCCGGGAACTGGCTGTGGCTGTCAGGCAGTGCTTTCTTCCACCGCTATTTCCACATCTACTCGCCCATCGCCTTTGGCAAGAAGACGGACAGGGACGGCGCGTACACTCG GAAATACCTTCCCGTGCTCAAGGATTTCCCCGCCAAGTACATCTACGAGCCCTGGAAGGCGTCACGGGCcgtgcaggagcaggcaggctgCCTGATCGGCACCCACCACCCCCGGCCCATCGTGGAGCACAGGGCAGCAAGCAAGATGAATGTGGAGCGTATGAGGGCAGCGCGTGCCTTAAAAG GCGCCCAGCAGGAGCCACCATCCAGCCCTaaatcacaaaggaaaaagccCAAGATCGAGCAGCACTGA